A stretch of DNA from Pseudonocardia hierapolitana:
ACGACGAAGCTCTCCCCCATCGCCTTCGTCAGCGTGCCGTCCGCGACCATCTCGAATGCCGCGCCGATGATCGCGGTCGGGGAGGAGAGCAACACGGGGTTGATCGCGTTGCCGTAGATCTCCCACGCCACCGCGATCGCGAGCAGCGAACCGAGCCGCAGCGCCCATTTCGTCGTGGGCGAGAGCGATCCGCGCGTTCCGCGTGCCGGTTTGCGGGGTCGCGCCCGCGTGCCGGGGCTCGCCGCTCCGGGCTGCTCGGAGAGGGTCGTCATGCCTCCTCCATGGCGCGGTCGGTGCCGCCCTGAAGGGCGTTCCACAGCTGCTCGCGCAGGTCGGTGTACGACTCGTGGGAGCGCACCGAGCGGGCCGAACGCGGCCGGGGGATGGACACCGGGACCTCCAGAGCGATGCGCCCGGGCGGGCCGGCGATCACGACGATCCGGTCCGCCATCAGGATGGCCTCGTCGACGTCGTGGGTGATCAGCATCGCCGACATGCCCTCGTTGCGCTCCCAGAGCTGCAACACCTCGTTCTGCAGCACCTCACGGGTGATCGCGTCGACGGCGCTGAACGGCTCGTCGAGCAGCAACAGCTCGGGTTCCATCGACAATGCGCGCGCGATGCCCACGCGCTGCTTCATCCCACCCGAGAGCTGATGGGGATAACGGTGCTGGGCATCGGTGAGATTCATGATCTTCAGCAGCTCGTCGACGCGCTCACCGTAGCCGCTGCGGGACTGCACGCGAAGCCCGTACTCGACGTTCGCCCGCACCGTCTTCCACGGGAAGAGCCCGAAGTGCTGGAAGACCATCGAGATCCGGGGCGTGGGCCCGACGATCTCCTCGCCGTCCAGCCGCACAGATCCCCCCGCGGGTCGCAGCAAGCCGCCCACGGATCGCAGCAAGGTGGTCTTTCCGCCACCTGACGTGCCGATGATGCACAGGAACTCGTGCTCGTCGACGGTGAGCTCGATGTCGTCGAGGATGTGGTTACCCCCGAGCGACACGGACAGGTGGTCGACGACGACCTTGGGCTTCGTTGCGTTCATCGGCCCCCCGCGGGCGTACCCTGCTCTGCTGATGTAGGCGAAGACTACAACGAGTCGCAGAAACGCTTTACATTCGGTGCACCGTACGGCCGTTCGAGTTGTACTGTCAACATCGCGGTAACGCACTGATATCGATCCGATGCTGAGGAAACCAGTCATTTTCCCACAGCCGGCCATACCGGTCGACATCGGCCCCCGGTGACCACGGCGTGAATTGCCCGCGAATTCATTCGGTCGACGACTCGGGTTCCTCGGTGCGATCACCCGCCCGGCGGCCTCCCGGATCCGGCCGGTTCCGGCCCCCCGTCGGACAGTGCGGCGCGGAGCAACGCGCGCGCCGTCCACCGCATCGTCGACGCGGCCTCCTCTCGCGCGAGCCCGCCGACATCCACCATCCAGACGAACGCCTCGATGCCGGTGGCGGCTCGAATCGCCGTGGCGAGACGGGTGCGGTCCAACCCGGGGTGCGAGGACGCGAGCGGCGCGAGGGCGTCCTCGAGCCAGCCGATGACGCGGCCGCGGCGCAGCACCGGCCCGGTCGGCTCCTGCCCCGGCTCCAGCGACATCCGCAGCGAGGCGCGCAGCTGCGGTTCCCAGTCGAGCACGATGCGCGTGGTCTCGGCGACGACGAGCTCGAGCCGTTCCTCCGGGTCGTCGGGCGGGTCGTCGGGGAGCAGCGACGTTCGATCGATCTCCGGGTGGGCGGCTCCGATCAGCGCGCGCTGGTTGGGGAAGTAACGGTAGGCGGTGGTGCGCGAGACAGCCGCGTGTGCGGCCGCTTCCTCGACAGTCGGTGTGACGCCCGTGGCCAGCAGTTCGCGCGCGGCGACGACGAGCGCCTCCCTGGTGCGTGCCTTCTGGTTGCGCCGCCCGGTCTGCTCGTAGGGGATTGCCATCGCGCTTCACGGTACCGTACTGTCCTTCGTGGCACTCCAGTCCCATGAAGGGGGCATCATGTGCAGTGACCCCGTGAAAACGGATCCCGATCTCTACTCGGTCGTGTTCGAGAACGAGCGGGTGCGGGTGCTGGAGTACCGCGACCACCCTGGTGACCGGACGTCGTCGCACAGCCATCCGGACATGGTGATCATCCCGCTGGCCACCTTCCGGCGCCGTCTCACCGTGGACGGGCGCACCGTCGAGGTCGAGAAGGTGGTGCACGACGCCGGTTGGGTGCCTGCACAGACCCACGCGGGCGAGAACATCGGCACCACGGACTCCCATGCGCTCTTCGTCGAGCTCAAGTGAACCTCAGCGCCGACCTACCCCCACCCAGCTGATCCCGGCTCGCCGCAGCACGTCGGGGTCGAGCAGGTTGCGGCAGTCGACCACCACCCGCCCGGCGAGCGCCCCGGCCACCGCGCCCCAGTCCAGCGACCGGAACTCGGGCCATTCGGTCAGCACCACCAGCGCGTCCGCGTCCTTGGCGGCCCGCAGCGGCTCGTCTGCCACCGTGACGTCGTCGGTGACGCCGGGAACGGCCGCGGGGCAGCCGGGGTCGTATGCCGTGAGCTCGGCGCCGCCCTCCCTCAACAGCCGCGCGACGGCGAGGGCGGGCGAGTCGCGCAGGTCGTCGGTGCCCGCCTTGAACGTGAGCCCGAGCAGGCCCAGCCGCGCTCCACGAAGGTCGCCGCCCACGGCGTCGGCGATCTTCTCGACGACGATGCGGCGCTGCCGCTCGTTGGTGGCGATGCTCGCGCTCACCAGCGGCAACTCGATCCCGGCCGCGGCCGCCACCTGCACCAACGCGTTGGTGTCCTTCGGCAGGCAGGACCCGCCCCAGCCGGGCCCCGGCTGCAGGAACGCCTGCCCGATCCGCCGGTCGTGCCCCATGCCCTCGGTGACGTCCGCGACGTCGGCGCCGAGCACGTCGCACAGCTCGGCGATCGCGTTGACGTACGACAGCTTCATGGCCAGGAAGCTGTTGGCCGCGTACTTCACCATCTCCGCGCTGGCCGCGTCGGTGAGCACGGTCGGAGCGCCGAGCCGCGCGTAGAGCGCCGCGACCCGCTCAGCGGCGTCCTGCGCGTCGCTGCCGACGACGATCCGGTCCGGGTGCAGGAAGTCGTGCACCGCCGAGCCCTCGCGCAGGAACTCCGGGTTGCTCACCACGGCCACGTCGCGGCGGTTCAGCAGCTTCCGGGTGGCCTCCGCCGTGCCGACGGGCACCGTCGACTTGTTGACGACGACGCATCCGGCCGGAAGCAGGTGCCTGATCTCCGCCGCGACGGCGCGCACCGCGGCCAGGTCGGCCGCGCCGCCCTCGCCCATCGGGGTGGGCACGCAGAGGAAGACCACCTCGACCGCCTCGCCGTCGCGCCCCGCCACCGCATCCCGCGCGCCGAGCACGAACTCGAGCCGCCCCGCGGCCTGGTTCTCGGCCACCAGTTCGGGCAGCCCCGGCTCCAAAATGTCGACGACGCCGCGTCGCAGCCGCTCCACCTTCGCCTCGTCGACGTCCGCGCAGACCACGCGGTGTCCGAGGGAGGCGAGGCAGGCGCCCGTCGTGAGACCCACGTAGCCGGAACCGATCACAGCGATGCGCCGGGCGAACATGCTCGGCACGCTGCCCCCGCCGGATGGCCGCCCGTTGGATGGGCGGCGGCGCACCGATGAAACGCCGAGGGCCATTTGCCAGCGGCCGCCTACACTGCGATCACCGCTTCGGTGCGCGGACGGCCGCATACGGCCGCGAACGCACCCGGCTGACGATCATGCTGTCCAACATCACCATTCGGGTGCAGGAATGGCCACATCGGGCCGCAGATGAACCCACCCGACGATCACGGCCCAGCCGCGACCTACAGGTCGGAGGCCAGCGGGACCTGCTTGACGGCCGGCGACGTCATCCACTCCCGCAGGGCCTGGGTGGCGTGGACGTCGTCGGCGTTGTAGGCGAGCAGCCGCTCGCGCTGCTGCGGGTCGGGAGGAGCGCCGTCCATCCCGACGGCGTGGCGGTACCAGCGCATCGAGTTCTCCCCGCCGGCCTCCGAATCACGCCAGGCGAAGCCGGCGGCAGGGGCGATCCGCTTGAGCCCCTTGCCCTGTGCGCACAGGAACCAGTCGCTGACCACGGCGAACAGGTCGATCCAGCCGGGATGGCCGATGAACTCCTCCACCTCGGCCAGCGGCGGGATGCCGGGCATGCCGGCGAACCGGGTGGCCGAGGCGATGAGCCAGCGGTTCTCCGCCTGCTCGTTGTAGCAGTAGGCGGCGAAGCTGCGCCCGGTGGCGGCGGCCCGCGCCCGCACCCCGGAGAACCACGTCCAGAACCCGGCGAACGAGCGCGCCTCGTCCTGCGTGGGCACCGGATCCCACGTGGCGAAGGCGCGGTACCCGTCGGGCTCGTCATCGGCCAGCCGGCCACCCGGGTGGCGCAGCAACGCGCCCCAGAGGTAGGCGCCCGCTTCGCCGAAGCTCTCCATGTCGACGTCGACCTCGATGTCGGCCCGCGGCACCTCGACCTCCGCCACGCGGCGCACCACCGCGAGCCCGCGCAGGCGCGCCCGGGCGAGCGCCACGAGGTCGGCGAACGGCAGCCCCGGCACCTCCACGGGCGGCTCCGCCGTGGGGTCGAGCGCAGCGAGCTCGGCGACGGTGCCCACCCCGACCTCGCGCAGGACGCCTGCGAACTCCCCGCGGACCACGAGGCTGACGTCCTCCGCTCGCTCCAGCACCGCCTCGCAGGTGGGCCACCACGGGCACCGCCGGCACTCGGTGATGCGCGACGGCTCGGCCAGCGCGGGCGCGCCGGTGGCGGCCGCGGTGGCCACGGCCATGCGATCGGCGAACCGGGCGTCGTACTCGGCCAGGGTGGAGCGCCCGCCGGGCCAGTGACCTGCGCGCAGGTCGTGCCACAGGACGACGTCGGCGTCGAGCCCGATGACCCCGCCGTGATCGCCGTGCCGCTGCCGGGGTGCCGCTGCCCAGCCCGCGGTGTGGAGCATGCGGTTGAGATGGGCGAGACGCAGCAGGTCACGCGGCTGCGAGCGCACCTTGCGCTGCTCGTCGAGGCCGGCGTGCTGCGGCCATGGGGACTCGAGCGCCGCCGTGAGCGCGCCGGTGCCGGGATCGGTGATGCGGTGGCGCACGACGATGACGGGCACGTATCCGCCGCCCGGCACCCGGACCAGCAGCTCCGGGCTCCCCCGGCGGCCCACGGCGCGATCGGCGGGCAGCGCGGCCCCCCAGATGAGCCGGGCGCCCGACGCCACGGCTCGGGCGGTGGCCTCGACCCGCTCTGCGGCCGGCAGCCCCGCCGGTATCGCACACCACTCGTCGGCCAGATCCGCTGCCAATCGCGCACCGATGTGCTCACGGTGGGCGGCGGCGTCGGCGCGGCGCTGTTCCAGCGCCGGATCCGGCATGGCCCGGGGTGCCGAGGCCGCCTCCGGGTCGTGGTCGAGGTGAACGCGGCGGCGACAGCGCGTGGTGGCCGCCGCGTCGAGGACCGGCCCGCTGGTGGGCTCCACCGCGGGGAACCGGTTCTCGATCGCCGTCACGTACCAAAGGGTAATGACACGTGCCGACAGTTCGGCGCGGATCGGCGGTCGCGCGGGGTAAGCCTCACCGCATCGGGACCCCGCCGCCGTTCCGCCTGCCGAGCGGCGCGGCACTAGGCTCCCGATCACAAGGGGCCGGGTACGAGGAGGGCGAGCGGATGGGGCTGCGGCGACACCGATCGACGCCCGAAGCGGGCGACGCGATCGAGAACACCGTCCGCCGCGCGCGCAAGCCGCTCACCGCGGCGCGGGCCAAGCGCATGATCGGGGTGGGCAAGGCCGTCGCGCCGCTGCTCGCGCCCTACGCGCTCGCCGCCGCCGCGGTCGCGCGCACCCGCTGGGACGCCTACCGGGCCGCTCGCCTCGGGGTGGAGCCCGGCCAGCTGGCCGCGTACTCCGGTCCGGGCGGCGCGCTGCACGCCCGCCTCTCCCGGATCGCGGAAGCCCTCGACCGGCTCGAGTCCGGGGCCGAGGCGCGCGGCACCGACGCGGCCCGGCGCTTCGCCGTCGAGATCCGCCCGCGCCTCGCCGACCTGGCCGTCGCCGTGCGCGCCGCCGAGCAGATGCCGGCGCCGCGTCGCCGCACGGCCTACCGGTCCATCGGTGCCGAGCTGGACCGCCTCGAGATTGCCCTGCTCAACCACCTCGGCGTGGGGGGGTAGCGGCCAACCGGCGCTCCCGGACGTCCGCCGGACGGGCGCGCTGGCCCCGGCACGCGCGTGGCGTCTACCGTCGTGCCCCGTGACGTGCGGTCCGGGCGGTGGTGTGCTCCGGGGTGCCGTCCTGGCCGGGTTCAGCGCGTTGCTCGCGGCCGTCGGGCACGCGGCGGGTGGGGGCACACTCCCCGACCTTGCGGTGCTCGTACCGGTGCTGCCCCTGCTCGCGTGGACCTTCACCGGCACGGCGAGCCGTTGCCGGAGCCTGGTGGGTACGACCGGCGTACTCGCCGTGGGGCAGTTCGTCCTCCACAACGCGATCGAGCTGCTGCACCCGTCCCACCCGGGCTCGTCGATGCTCGCGACGCACGCGGTGGCCACCGTGGTGACGGCGCTCGCCCTGCGCCACGCCGACCGCGGTGCCGCCGCGTTGACGGCGGCGCTGCGGCGGGTGCTGCCGCGGCGGACCGCGCCGCCCCCTGCCGATCGACCGCTCCCGACGCTCGCGGTACCCGGGCCCGCGGTGCCCGCGCGGCTCGCCCGTGCCTTCGCGGTGGCCGACGCCCGGCGTGGCCCTCCGGTGGCGTGCTGACCCCGAGTCCGCACGCCCTCGACCACCCACCGGAGAGCATCCATGCCCTCGTACACCCACCGGCGCGCGCTGCGCGTCGGCACCGTCACCCTCCTCGCCGGGCTCGCGCTGTTGCTCGGCGCGGCACCCGCGTTGGCGCACACCCGCTTGCAGGGCAGCGACCCGAGTGACGGTGCCAGCCTCGACACCGCCCCCGAGCACGTCGCGCTGACCTTCAACGAGGAGATGACGCCGGAGTTCAGCACGATCACCGTCGTCGGCCCGGACGGCGCCCGCTACGAGACCGGCGCGGTCGGCGCGGAGGGCGGCACGGTCAGCAGCGCGCTGCTCCCGCTCGGCCCCGCGGGCCAGTACAAGATCGGTTACCGGGTGGTGTCGGCGGACGGCCACCCGGTCTCCGGTGAGGTCTCCTTCACGCTCACCACCCCGGGTCCTGCGGCGTCCGCCCCCGCACCTGCGCCCTCCGCCGCCCCCGCGGCCGCGCCCGCCCCGGAGACGGCGGCCGCAGCGCCGGCCGAGAGCGATGGCGGCACGCCGGTGTGGCCGTGGATCGTCGGCGCCGTCGTGCTCGTCGGGGGCGGCGTCGTCGCGGCGCTCCGGCTGGGTCGCGGATGACCGCGCCGACCGCGGGCCCGCGCTCGCTCGACCGGCTGCGCCCGGTCGGGTGGGCCGGTCTCGCGGTCGGTGCCGCGCTGGCGGCGAGTGCGCTCACCGGAGCGCTTGCGAGCACGTCGCTGCCGGTGCTCGTCGGGACGTCGGTCACGCGGTCCGGGATGAACGTCGCGGGCGTGGCGTGCGTCGGGCTCACCCTGATCGCGCTGCTGCTGCCGGCCGCCCGTCATGTGCCGGGTTCCGCGCTGCGCACCCTCGACCAGGTGCGAGCCGTCGCCGACCGTGCGCTGGTCGCGATGGCGGGGGCGTGGCTGGTGCTCGTGCTGGTCGGAATCATGTTCCGCAGCGCGGATGCGTTCGGCAGGCCGCTCGGGCAGCTGGCCGGCGGGGAGATCGGCAGCTTCGTCACCCGACTGGCCGGCGGGCGGGGGCTGGCGCTCACCGCGGTCTGCACGGCGGCGCTCCTCGTCTGCGCGGCGCTGCGGCTGCGCGACCGCGCGCTCGTCCAGGCCCGGGTGCCGCTGGTGGCCGCGCTGCTGGGTCTGGTCACCCCTGCGGTCACCGGGCACGCCGGCACCCATCCCGACCACCAGCTCGCGATCATGTCGATCGGGGTGCACGTGGTCGGGGCCGCGCTCTGGGTGGGCGGGCTGGCGGTCGTGCTCGTGCTCGTGGCGCGCCACCGTGCCCTGCTCGAGCCCGTCCTGCCGCGCTTCTCGCGGCTCGCCGGCTGGTGCCTCGGCGCGGTCACGCTGACCGGCCTGCTCACCGCAGTGATCCGGCTCGAGACCTGGGACGCGCTCCTCGGCACGCGCTACGGCGTGCTGGTGATCGCGAAGGCCGCGTGCCTCGTGCTGCTCGGCCTCCTCGGCGGGATCGCCCGGCGCAGGCTCGCCGCCGGACGCACCCCGGTGCTGCGCTGGGCAGGCGTCGAGGTGGCGGTCATGGCCGCCACCCTCGGCATCGCGGCCGCGCTCTCCCAGTCAGCCTGACCCGGATCGGTAGGTCTCCAGCAGGCGCAGCCACACCTCGCTCATCGTGGGGAACGCCGGCACGGCGTGCCAGAGCCGGTCCAGCGGCACCTCGCCCACGATCGCGATGGTGGCGGCGTGGATCATCTCGGCCACGTCCTGACCCACGAATGTCGCACCGACAAGAATTCCACGGGCGGTGTCGACCACGATCCGCGCCGCACCGTCGTAGTCATCGGCCTGCAGCGACGAGCCGGCGACGGCGATCGGGATGTCGACGACCCGCACGTCGAGGCCGGCGGCGCGCGCCTGCGCCTCGGTGCGCCCCGCCGAGGCCACCTCGGGGTCGGTGAACACCACCTGCGGGACGGCGACGTGGTCGGCCGTGGCAACGTGCTCACCCCACGGCCGGCTGTCGAGCTCCTCGCCGCTCGCGCGGGCGCCGATCACCGCGCCGACGATCCGGCCCGCGTACTTGCCCTGGTGGGTGAGCAGCGCCCGACCGGTGACGTCGCCCGCGGCGTACAGCCACTGGCCCGGGACCCCCTGGACGAGCCCGCTGTCATCCACGGCGAGTGGCTTCCCCGACTCCAGGCCCAGCGCCTCCACGCCGATCGACGAGGTGTTCGGCCGGCGCCCGGTGGCCACGAGCAGCTCGTCGACGACCACGGGGCCGTCGCTCGTGCGCAGCTCGATCTGGTCGCCCGCTGGGGCCACCGACTCGAGCGACTGCTGCAGCCGAACGTCGACGCCCTCCTCCCGCATGGCGGCGGCGACCCGCTCGCCCGCGAACGGCTCCATCGCGGGCAGCAGCCGCGGACCGCGCTGCAGGAGCACGACCTGCGAACCGAGCCGCTGGAAGGCCTGCGCCATCTCGCAGCCGACCACACCACCGCCGAGCACACCCAGCCGCGGCGGGATCTCCTTGGCCGAGGTGGCCTCGCGCGAGCCCCAGGTGCGCACGCCGTCGAGGCCCGGAACCGGCGGTGTGGTCGGAACGCTCCCCGTGCACACGACGACGGCCCGACGTGCGACGAGGGTCTCGCGCCCCGCGGGCCCGTCGACCTCGACGGCCCGCTCACCGACGAGCCTGCCCTTGCCGCGCAGCACCCGGATCCCGGCACCGGTGGCCCACTGCACCTGGCTCTCGTCGTCCCAGTCGTGGGTGAACGAGTCGCGGCGCGCGAGCACGGCCGCCGGGTCGAAGTCGACCGTCGTGCCCGGGAGCCTCCGCACCGCGGCCACCGCGTGCCCGGTGCGCAACAGCGTCTTCGACGGGATGCAGGCCCAGAACGAGCACTCCCCGCCGAGCAGCTCCGACTCGACGATCAGCGCCGAGAGCCCGGCGCGGACGGCGTAGTCGGCGGCGTTCTCCCCGACCGGCCCGCCACCCAGCACGATGACATCGACATCCGCCATCACGACACCCCCGCCACGGCCTCGTGCACGTCGGTCTCCCCTTCACGTAGTTCCAGGACCTTGCCCGCGCTGCCGGGCGCGTCCAGCAGAGCGACGAGCACGGCTGCCGTATCGTCGCGGGTGACGCTGCCATGGGGCACCGGCGGAGGTGCGAGCAGCACCCTCCCGACCCCGGGGTCGTCCGTGAGCGAACCCGGCCGCAGGATCGTCCAGTCGAGGTGGTCGGCGGCCTGGATCGCCTCCTCGGCAGCCTTCTTGGCCGCGACGTACGCCGCCCAGACCTCACCACGATCCGGCGCGGGCGGGTCGTCGACGCCCGCCGAGGACACCAGCAGGTAACGGCGCACGCCCGCGATCCGCGCCGCGTCGGCGAGCAGCACGGCCGCCGCCCGGTCGACGGTGTCCTTGCGGGCCGTCCCGCTGCCCGGCCCGGCACCCGCGGCGAACACGACGGCGTCGGCGCCCTCGAGCGCAGGGGCGAGCTCGTCCGCCCGGGCCGTCTCCAGGTCCAGGACGGCGGGCGTTGCACCTGCCCGTTCGAGGTCCGGACCGTGGGCCGGGTTGCGCACCACGCCGGTCACCACGTCCCCGCGGCCGGCGAGGAGCGCGGCCAGCCGCAGCCCGATCTTCCCGTGTCCTCCTGCGATCACCACGCGCACGTGCGGGACGGTAGTCCTCCAGGGGTGCCCCGCGCCCGCACCGTCCGGGGGATCAGGCACGCGGGTTGCGACCGATGAGGCCGAGCAGCCGGTCCTGCAGCGGCGCGTCCTCGGGCACCGCGACCTCCGGGCCGAAGACCTCGACATCCGGCCCGAACGCGCCCGGGGTGCGGTAGGACTCCATCACCTCGGGCGGGATCGCCGAGGTCGACGCCCACAGCCGTTCGACGTCCGCCGGGTCCATCACCTCGTCCTGGCCGGTCGCGCGGGCGAGGTCCCAGCCGTGGAGGACGAGGTCGTCGCTCACCACCCGGTCGATCTGCTCGGCCACCGTCATCCGGCCGGTGGGCGTGTCGGCCTCCTGCCCGGAGAGCTCCGGGTCGGCGAGCACCTCCTCGACGACCGCGCGAGCGGCGCGGAAGTCCGTCACCGGATCGCCCACGGTGGGCGGTAACGACCACCCGATCGGCCTCAGCATGTAGCCGTGCATCACGACGATGTGGTCCACGACGTCGCGGGCATCCCACTTCTCGCACGGGGAGGGGTTCGTCCACTGGTCGCTCCGGACGGCGGCGACCTTGGCCTCGAACGCGTCCGCGTGCCTGCGGTAGCGATCTGCGATCTCGTTCATGCGGCAATGCTCGGATGCGGGCGGGAGGTCGTCACGCGTACCGGCCACGCGTCCGCCACCCGTGCACCACGCACTACCGGCTGGGGCGCAGGGTCCAGACGACCGTCATGCGTGTGGTCTCCCGCCCCTCGCCGTCGGTGATCGTGACGTCGACGTCGAACTCGGGGCGGGTACCGGACTCGAGCTCGGCGATGACGTCCTCGGCCGGCCGCCCGAGCGCCGCGACCGCCGTCAGCGGCCCGCGGGCGATGCGCTGGTAGGCGATCTCGGACCGGACGGGCAGCGGTGTCGCGCGCTCCATCGTCGACGCGAACGCGGCCAAGGTGACGGCGCCCGTTGCGGTCTCCCCGACGCCGAAGATCATCGCGGCGTGCGGGCCGCCGACGTGGTTGCGTAGCGCAGGGTCGTCCGGCAGGCGCAGGACCACCCGTTCGGGTGTGACCTCGACGAACTCGATCCTGACGGTGCCCACCCACGGGACGGTCTGCTGCATCGTCGCGCCGACCCAACTCAGCTCTGTCGTCACCCCCAAGATGCTACTGACCAGTAACAACCTGTCCTCCTGGCGGGGCCTGATGTCCGAATTCTCGCTCTGCGGAATCGGCGTGGTTGAGATCGTCCGCGGACGGGACGTGAATCTGGAGTAGGGCAACGACGCCACGAGGAGGTGCACGGGTGAAGGCCGTCCGGGT
This window harbors:
- a CDS encoding ABC transporter ATP-binding protein; translation: MNATKPKVVVDHLSVSLGGNHILDDIELTVDEHEFLCIIGTSGGGKTTLLRSVGGLLRPAGGSVRLDGEEIVGPTPRISMVFQHFGLFPWKTVRANVEYGLRVQSRSGYGERVDELLKIMNLTDAQHRYPHQLSGGMKQRVGIARALSMEPELLLLDEPFSAVDAITREVLQNEVLQLWERNEGMSAMLITHDVDEAILMADRIVVIAGPPGRIALEVPVSIPRPRSARSVRSHESYTDLREQLWNALQGGTDRAMEEA
- a CDS encoding TetR/AcrR family transcriptional regulator; translation: MAIPYEQTGRRNQKARTREALVVAARELLATGVTPTVEEAAAHAAVSRTTAYRYFPNQRALIGAAHPEIDRTSLLPDDPPDDPEERLELVVAETTRIVLDWEPQLRASLRMSLEPGQEPTGPVLRRGRVIGWLEDALAPLASSHPGLDRTRLATAIRAATGIEAFVWMVDVGGLAREEAASTMRWTARALLRAALSDGGPEPAGSGRPPGG
- a CDS encoding cytoplasmic protein, with product MKTDPDLYSVVFENERVRVLEYRDHPGDRTSSHSHPDMVIIPLATFRRRLTVDGRTVEVEKVVHDAGWVPAQTHAGENIGTTDSHALFVELK
- a CDS encoding UDP-glucose dehydrogenase family protein; the protein is MFARRIAVIGSGYVGLTTGACLASLGHRVVCADVDEAKVERLRRGVVDILEPGLPELVAENQAAGRLEFVLGARDAVAGRDGEAVEVVFLCVPTPMGEGGAADLAAVRAVAAEIRHLLPAGCVVVNKSTVPVGTAEATRKLLNRRDVAVVSNPEFLREGSAVHDFLHPDRIVVGSDAQDAAERVAALYARLGAPTVLTDAASAEMVKYAANSFLAMKLSYVNAIAELCDVLGADVADVTEGMGHDRRIGQAFLQPGPGWGGSCLPKDTNALVQVAAAAGIELPLVSASIATNERQRRIVVEKIADAVGGDLRGARLGLLGLTFKAGTDDLRDSPALAVARLLREGGAELTAYDPGCPAAVPGVTDDVTVADEPLRAAKDADALVVLTEWPEFRSLDWGAVAGALAGRVVVDCRNLLDPDVLRRAGISWVGVGRR
- a CDS encoding TM0106 family RecB-like putative nuclease, translating into MTAIENRFPAVEPTSGPVLDAAATTRCRRRVHLDHDPEAASAPRAMPDPALEQRRADAAAHREHIGARLAADLADEWCAIPAGLPAAERVEATARAVASGARLIWGAALPADRAVGRRGSPELLVRVPGGGYVPVIVVRHRITDPGTGALTAALESPWPQHAGLDEQRKVRSQPRDLLRLAHLNRMLHTAGWAAAPRQRHGDHGGVIGLDADVVLWHDLRAGHWPGGRSTLAEYDARFADRMAVATAAATGAPALAEPSRITECRRCPWWPTCEAVLERAEDVSLVVRGEFAGVLREVGVGTVAELAALDPTAEPPVEVPGLPFADLVALARARLRGLAVVRRVAEVEVPRADIEVDVDMESFGEAGAYLWGALLRHPGGRLADDEPDGYRAFATWDPVPTQDEARSFAGFWTWFSGVRARAAATGRSFAAYCYNEQAENRWLIASATRFAGMPGIPPLAEVEEFIGHPGWIDLFAVVSDWFLCAQGKGLKRIAPAAGFAWRDSEAGGENSMRWYRHAVGMDGAPPDPQQRERLLAYNADDVHATQALREWMTSPAVKQVPLASDL
- a CDS encoding DUF6474 family protein; protein product: MGLRRHRSTPEAGDAIENTVRRARKPLTAARAKRMIGVGKAVAPLLAPYALAAAAVARTRWDAYRAARLGVEPGQLAAYSGPGGALHARLSRIAEALDRLESGAEARGTDAARRFAVEIRPRLADLAVAVRAAEQMPAPRRRTAYRSIGAELDRLEIALLNHLGVGG
- a CDS encoding copper resistance CopC family protein, with product MPSYTHRRALRVGTVTLLAGLALLLGAAPALAHTRLQGSDPSDGASLDTAPEHVALTFNEEMTPEFSTITVVGPDGARYETGAVGAEGGTVSSALLPLGPAGQYKIGYRVVSADGHPVSGEVSFTLTTPGPAASAPAPAPSAAPAAAPAPETAAAAPAESDGGTPVWPWIVGAVVLVGGGVVAALRLGRG
- a CDS encoding copper resistance D family protein, whose translation is MTAPTAGPRSLDRLRPVGWAGLAVGAALAASALTGALASTSLPVLVGTSVTRSGMNVAGVACVGLTLIALLLPAARHVPGSALRTLDQVRAVADRALVAMAGAWLVLVLVGIMFRSADAFGRPLGQLAGGEIGSFVTRLAGGRGLALTAVCTAALLVCAALRLRDRALVQARVPLVAALLGLVTPAVTGHAGTHPDHQLAIMSIGVHVVGAALWVGGLAVVLVLVARHRALLEPVLPRFSRLAGWCLGAVTLTGLLTAVIRLETWDALLGTRYGVLVIAKAACLVLLGLLGGIARRRLAAGRTPVLRWAGVEVAVMAATLGIAAALSQSA
- a CDS encoding dihydrolipoyl dehydrogenase family protein, producing the protein MADVDVIVLGGGPVGENAADYAVRAGLSALIVESELLGGECSFWACIPSKTLLRTGHAVAAVRRLPGTTVDFDPAAVLARRDSFTHDWDDESQVQWATGAGIRVLRGKGRLVGERAVEVDGPAGRETLVARRAVVVCTGSVPTTPPVPGLDGVRTWGSREATSAKEIPPRLGVLGGGVVGCEMAQAFQRLGSQVVLLQRGPRLLPAMEPFAGERVAAAMREEGVDVRLQQSLESVAPAGDQIELRTSDGPVVVDELLVATGRRPNTSSIGVEALGLESGKPLAVDDSGLVQGVPGQWLYAAGDVTGRALLTHQGKYAGRIVGAVIGARASGEELDSRPWGEHVATADHVAVPQVVFTDPEVASAGRTEAQARAAGLDVRVVDIPIAVAGSSLQADDYDGAARIVVDTARGILVGATFVGQDVAEMIHAATIAIVGEVPLDRLWHAVPAFPTMSEVWLRLLETYRSGSG
- a CDS encoding NAD(P)H-binding protein; this encodes MRVVIAGGHGKIGLRLAALLAGRGDVVTGVVRNPAHGPDLERAGATPAVLDLETARADELAPALEGADAVVFAAGAGPGSGTARKDTVDRAAAVLLADAARIAGVRRYLLVSSAGVDDPPAPDRGEVWAAYVAAKKAAEEAIQAADHLDWTILRPGSLTDDPGVGRVLLAPPPVPHGSVTRDDTAAVLVALLDAPGSAGKVLELREGETDVHEAVAGVS
- a CDS encoding TIGR03086 family metal-binding protein gives rise to the protein MNEIADRYRRHADAFEAKVAAVRSDQWTNPSPCEKWDARDVVDHIVVMHGYMLRPIGWSLPPTVGDPVTDFRAARAVVEEVLADPELSGQEADTPTGRMTVAEQIDRVVSDDLVLHGWDLARATGQDEVMDPADVERLWASTSAIPPEVMESYRTPGAFGPDVEVFGPEVAVPEDAPLQDRLLGLIGRNPRA
- a CDS encoding DUF4442 domain-containing protein, which gives rise to MTTELSWVGATMQQTVPWVGTVRIEFVEVTPERVVLRLPDDPALRNHVGGPHAAMIFGVGETATGAVTLAAFASTMERATPLPVRSEIAYQRIARGPLTAVAALGRPAEDVIAELESGTRPEFDVDVTITDGEGRETTRMTVVWTLRPSR